In one Chitinophaga sancti genomic region, the following are encoded:
- a CDS encoding 3-keto-disaccharide hydrolase has protein sequence MKNTLLVCIVLFLSVWATAQKKAQWQSLYNGKDLTGWKEVNGTATYEAKKNEIVGTSVTGSPNSFLATEKDYGDFILELELKLDAEMNYGIQFRSESKADYNNGRVHGYQMEVDPSDRAWSGGIYDEARRGWLYPLDLNPAAQKAFKKKDWNKYRIECRGSEIRTWINGVACAHVIDDMTLKGFIALQVHQIYKPEDAGKQIHWRNIRILENPEASQYSPYDNVYVVNNVPNSVSPQEQKNGYSLIWDGKTSTGWRRVNKQNFPTTGWTIQDGLLTIHQSTGDEEGSGGDIITDKQYGAFDLEFDFKLTEGANSGVKYFVKEDYDTKGKSAIGLEFQVLDDERHPDAKLGRDGDRTLSSLYDLIPRKKDVNQNAFRKIGEWNHGRVIVYPNNHVEHWLNGIKMVEYERGSKEFKDLVAISKYKNWNNFGLWPEGHILLQDHGNTVSFRSIKIKNLK, from the coding sequence ATGAAAAACACGTTACTGGTCTGTATTGTCCTGTTCCTCAGCGTTTGGGCAACAGCACAAAAGAAAGCTCAATGGCAATCCCTCTACAATGGTAAGGACCTCACAGGATGGAAAGAAGTAAATGGGACAGCTACCTATGAGGCTAAAAAAAATGAAATCGTGGGCACATCCGTCACGGGAAGCCCAAATTCCTTTCTCGCTACCGAAAAAGACTACGGTGATTTTATTTTAGAGCTGGAACTCAAGCTTGATGCGGAAATGAACTATGGTATTCAATTCCGTAGCGAAAGCAAAGCTGACTATAACAATGGTCGGGTACATGGTTATCAGATGGAAGTAGATCCCAGCGACAGAGCATGGAGCGGTGGCATTTATGATGAAGCACGTCGTGGATGGCTCTATCCATTAGATCTGAATCCAGCTGCGCAAAAGGCGTTCAAAAAGAAAGACTGGAACAAATACAGAATTGAGTGCAGAGGATCGGAGATCAGAACATGGATCAATGGCGTTGCTTGTGCACATGTGATCGACGACATGACCCTGAAAGGCTTCATCGCCCTACAGGTGCATCAGATCTACAAACCTGAAGATGCAGGCAAACAGATCCATTGGCGCAATATCCGTATTTTAGAAAACCCGGAAGCTTCACAATATTCTCCTTACGATAATGTTTATGTGGTGAATAATGTACCGAACTCAGTCTCTCCACAAGAGCAGAAAAACGGGTATTCATTAATATGGGATGGTAAAACATCCACAGGCTGGAGAAGAGTGAATAAACAAAACTTCCCCACCACCGGTTGGACTATTCAGGATGGTTTACTTACCATCCACCAGTCTACAGGTGATGAAGAAGGTTCAGGTGGTGACATCATCACTGACAAACAATACGGTGCTTTCGACCTGGAGTTCGATTTCAAACTGACAGAAGGTGCTAACAGCGGTGTGAAATACTTTGTAAAAGAAGACTATGACACCAAAGGAAAATCAGCCATAGGACTGGAATTCCAGGTACTGGACGATGAACGTCACCCCGATGCCAAGCTTGGCCGCGATGGAGACAGAACCCTCTCTTCATTATACGACCTCATCCCCAGGAAGAAAGATGTTAACCAAAATGCATTTAGAAAAATCGGTGAATGGAACCATGGCCGCGTCATTGTATATCCAAATAATCATGTGGAACATTGGCTGAATGGCATAAAGATGGTGGAGTATGAAAGAGGGTCAAAAGAATTTAAAGACCTCGTAGCGATTTCTAAATACAAAAATTGGAATAACTTTGGTCTTTGGCCAGAAGGACACATCTTACTCCAGGATCATGGAAACACTGTGTCATTCCGTAGCATAAAAATCAAAAATTTAAAATAG
- a CDS encoding DUF885 domain-containing protein, with the protein MLFKKHYLLLPSFLLAVACGQPGRKTGNGADSLHHLVQQYYDDRMELFPMEATMNGEHQYDSLLQIDISEHFRHRLDSFYTSYETALNSVDTAGLTPNDLISYLMLQRDLSLSKERLKFPDHYMPFDQFSGLTLMLPLFGSGASAQPFKTNDDYRHFMARMKSFSEWADTAIANMRKGIDAGVVLPKTLVVKILPQLADIAKKDTGNVFYAPLKTLKDTALAAEYRASIEQYILPSYARLHDFIEKEYLPKARSTSGYGALPNGKDWYALYSKYWTTTNLSPDEIFAIGEKEVARIKGEMEKVMTETGWKGDLPSFFTYIRTDKKFKIFSSPKQILDSFAAIKDRIMPKVKEMYGHLPKTPFEIRQTEAFRAASASAEYMQGAADGSRPGIFYVPILNAKEFGYTGMQCLFLHEAIPGHHFQISIQQENDSLPKFRRFNWIGAYGEGYALYCESLGKELGIYTDPYMYFGRLSDEIHRAIRLVVDVGLHYKGWTREQAIRYMLDYEPTSEQEATAEIERYMALPAQALSYKIGEMKIRELRNKYTAELGNKFNIKDFHDELLKDGCVPLDVLEEKMARKFK; encoded by the coding sequence ATGCTGTTTAAAAAACACTATCTCCTGCTGCCCTCGTTCCTGCTGGCAGTAGCTTGTGGTCAGCCTGGCAGGAAAACCGGTAATGGAGCCGATTCTCTACACCACCTCGTCCAGCAATATTACGATGACAGAATGGAATTGTTTCCGATGGAAGCAACTATGAATGGAGAACATCAGTATGATAGTCTCCTGCAAATAGACATCAGCGAACATTTCCGTCATCGCCTCGATAGCTTTTACACCAGCTACGAAACCGCGCTCAATAGTGTAGATACTGCAGGCCTTACACCCAATGACCTGATCAGTTATCTCATGTTGCAACGCGATCTTTCCTTAAGTAAGGAGCGACTGAAATTCCCTGATCACTACATGCCTTTTGATCAGTTCAGCGGCCTCACCTTAATGTTGCCTTTATTTGGTTCCGGTGCCAGCGCACAACCATTCAAAACGAATGATGACTATCGCCACTTCATGGCACGTATGAAATCCTTCTCTGAATGGGCTGACACTGCTATCGCCAATATGCGCAAAGGCATCGATGCAGGTGTGGTCTTACCTAAAACACTGGTAGTAAAAATCCTTCCTCAACTGGCAGACATCGCTAAGAAAGATACTGGCAACGTATTTTACGCTCCGTTGAAAACCCTGAAGGATACAGCACTGGCAGCTGAGTATAGAGCAAGTATCGAGCAGTACATACTCCCCTCCTATGCACGTCTGCATGACTTCATTGAAAAGGAATACCTGCCCAAAGCCCGTAGCACCAGCGGTTATGGTGCATTACCAAACGGTAAGGACTGGTATGCCCTCTACAGCAAATACTGGACAACAACAAACCTGAGTCCTGATGAAATCTTTGCAATCGGTGAAAAAGAAGTAGCCCGTATCAAAGGTGAAATGGAAAAGGTGATGACAGAAACAGGCTGGAAAGGTGACCTGCCATCATTCTTCACTTATATCAGAACAGATAAGAAGTTCAAAATCTTCTCCTCCCCCAAACAAATCCTGGATAGTTTTGCTGCTATCAAAGACAGGATAATGCCAAAGGTAAAAGAGATGTATGGCCACCTGCCTAAAACACCTTTTGAAATCAGGCAGACCGAAGCATTCCGCGCAGCCTCTGCAAGCGCAGAATACATGCAGGGAGCAGCTGATGGGTCAAGACCTGGTATCTTCTACGTGCCTATTCTGAATGCCAAAGAATTTGGTTACACAGGTATGCAATGCCTGTTTCTACACGAAGCAATACCCGGTCACCACTTCCAGATCTCCATCCAACAGGAGAACGATTCGTTGCCTAAATTCCGCAGATTTAACTGGATTGGCGCATATGGGGAAGGTTATGCACTTTATTGCGAAAGCCTTGGAAAAGAATTAGGAATATATACAGATCCTTACATGTACTTCGGCAGATTAAGCGATGAAATTCACCGTGCTATCAGACTCGTTGTGGACGTAGGTTTACATTACAAAGGTTGGACCCGTGAACAGGCTATCAGGTATATGCTTGATTATGAACCAACCAGTGAGCAGGAAGCCACCGCGGAAATTGAGCGCTATATGGCCTTGCCGGCACAGGCTTTGTCCTATAAAATTGGCGAAATGAAAATCCGCGAACTGAGGAACAAGTATACCGCTGAGTTGGGAAATAAATTTAACATCAAAGATTTCCACGATGAATTGTTGAAAGATGGCTGCGTACCATTAGATGTGTTGGAAGAAAAGATGGCAAGGAAATTCAAATAA
- a CDS encoding alkaline phosphatase family protein yields the protein MKKTVVIDVVGLSSSLIGEHTPFLKAYVQQHQLRTIKPMVPAVTTAVQSTYVTGQWPAEHGIVGNGWYDRQDCEVKFWKQSNKLVEAPKIWERARKIDPSFTVSKMFWWYNMYSSADYSVTPRPQYLSDGRKAPDCYAHPSSLRDHLQKELGTFPLFQFWGPGANIKSTQWIADASVMTDDLYDPTLTLIYLPHLDYCLQKFGQDLSRISKELHEIDEVVKQLVTHYEKKDTRVIILSEYGITNVNNPIHLNRTFRQEGLIAVREERGLELLDAGASKAFVVADHQIAHVYVNDPSVYKKVRAIVENTAGIQLVLDREGKRKHHMHHARSGELVLVADTNSWFTYYYWLDDAKAPDFARLVDIHRKPGYDPVEMFMNPADPLIKLKAGFKLLKKKLGFRYLMNVIPLDATLIKGSHGRISEDSQYHPVLITAKGEEPRPVEAVDIYDVIWKTMQ from the coding sequence ATGAAAAAGACAGTTGTTATTGATGTCGTAGGACTCTCCTCCTCTCTGATTGGAGAGCATACCCCTTTTTTGAAGGCGTATGTACAGCAGCACCAGTTGCGCACAATTAAACCTATGGTGCCTGCAGTCACCACAGCGGTTCAGAGTACTTATGTCACCGGACAATGGCCTGCGGAGCATGGCATTGTTGGTAATGGCTGGTATGACCGTCAGGATTGTGAAGTGAAATTCTGGAAGCAATCAAACAAGCTGGTAGAAGCACCAAAGATATGGGAGCGGGCCAGGAAGATAGATCCTTCCTTTACGGTATCCAAAATGTTTTGGTGGTATAACATGTATTCCAGCGCAGATTATTCTGTGACACCTCGTCCACAGTATTTATCTGATGGCCGTAAGGCACCGGATTGTTATGCACATCCATCATCACTGCGTGATCATCTGCAAAAAGAGTTAGGCACTTTCCCCTTGTTTCAGTTCTGGGGGCCGGGTGCGAACATCAAATCAACACAGTGGATTGCCGATGCATCTGTGATGACGGATGATTTGTATGATCCTACTTTGACCTTGATCTATCTGCCTCATTTGGATTATTGTTTACAGAAATTCGGGCAGGATCTGTCACGCATCAGTAAGGAACTGCATGAGATAGATGAAGTGGTAAAACAACTGGTCACGCATTATGAAAAGAAGGATACCCGTGTGATCATTCTTTCAGAATATGGTATTACGAATGTGAATAACCCTATTCACCTGAATCGTACTTTCCGGCAGGAGGGTTTGATCGCGGTGAGAGAGGAACGTGGTTTGGAACTGCTGGATGCAGGGGCTTCAAAAGCTTTTGTAGTAGCAGATCACCAGATAGCGCATGTGTATGTGAACGATCCGTCTGTATATAAAAAGGTGAGAGCGATTGTGGAAAACACAGCGGGTATTCAGCTGGTACTGGATCGTGAGGGCAAGCGTAAACATCATATGCATCATGCAAGAAGTGGTGAGTTAGTATTGGTAGCAGATACCAATAGCTGGTTTACTTATTATTACTGGCTGGATGATGCAAAGGCGCCTGACTTTGCGAGACTGGTGGATATACATCGTAAGCCGGGTTATGATCCGGTAGAGATGTTTATGAATCCTGCTGATCCATTGATCAAATTGAAGGCAGGTTTTAAGCTCCTGAAGAAGAAATTAGGTTTCCGCTACCTGATGAATGTGATTCCGCTGGATGCGACCTTAATAAAAGGTTCTCATGGCCGGATTTCAGAAGATAGTCAGTATCACCCGGTATTGATCACAGCAAAGGGAGAGGAGCCGAGGCCGGTAGAAGCGGTGGATATTTACGATGTGATCTGGAAAACGATGCAATAA
- a CDS encoding MmcQ/YjbR family DNA-binding protein, translated as MTLNYCLAFPAVVREEKWDDDVRFSVGEKLFCMISKTSPHQIALKCRLEDFHRLISQPGIVPAPYLARYHWVQIKQLDTLPVPQLQSLLQNAYDLVVNSLPPEERAQILREQRV; from the coding sequence ATGACCCTTAATTACTGCCTTGCTTTCCCTGCCGTAGTGAGGGAAGAGAAGTGGGATGATGATGTACGGTTTTCCGTAGGTGAAAAACTTTTTTGCATGATCTCAAAGACTTCACCACATCAGATTGCCCTGAAATGCAGGCTGGAGGATTTCCACCGCCTCATTTCCCAACCGGGTATCGTTCCGGCCCCTTATCTGGCCAGGTACCACTGGGTACAGATCAAACAATTGGATACATTACCTGTACCGCAATTACAGTCTTTATTACAGAATGCCTATGACCTGGTGGTAAATTCATTACCTCCGGAAGAAAGGGCGCAGATATTGCGGGAGCAAAGGGTATAG
- a CDS encoding sulfite exporter TauE/SafE family protein, translating to MIALFQQTNYWVILSIGLIVGYLSGLLGKGGSAVSTPALQIFAGVNPFFALASPLPASITSTISATAVYSKEKLFDKRVIGLGALFGVPATVVGAFFSHYLKGETLMICTALFIMSIGTTLLISFLKKKNVEVEADQHFHKGLMILAATGIGLLSGLLANAGGVLFSSFFIKRLRMPIKQALACSIVLSAILSIPGAIAHWYLGHIDWNIALLLSVTAIPSSYLGAKTAVKMKTPLLEKVFACTLIVFGLYDIIYTVFS from the coding sequence ATGATTGCGTTATTTCAACAGACTAATTATTGGGTAATATTATCCATCGGATTGATCGTGGGTTATCTTTCCGGTTTACTGGGCAAGGGAGGTAGTGCAGTGAGTACGCCAGCGCTACAGATCTTTGCCGGTGTAAATCCATTTTTTGCCCTGGCTTCCCCATTACCTGCTTCTATTACGAGTACAATTTCTGCCACTGCGGTATATAGTAAAGAAAAGCTTTTCGATAAACGTGTGATTGGATTAGGTGCATTATTTGGTGTACCGGCAACTGTTGTAGGCGCTTTTTTCAGTCATTACTTAAAAGGGGAAACGCTGATGATCTGTACGGCCTTGTTTATAATGAGCATAGGTACGACATTGTTGATTTCCTTCTTAAAGAAGAAGAATGTGGAGGTAGAAGCTGATCAGCATTTCCACAAGGGATTAATGATCCTGGCTGCTACCGGTATTGGTTTATTATCTGGTTTGTTAGCGAATGCGGGAGGTGTATTATTCAGCAGCTTCTTCATCAAGCGTTTAAGGATGCCAATCAAGCAGGCATTGGCATGTTCAATTGTATTATCTGCTATACTTTCTATTCCCGGGGCAATCGCGCACTGGTACCTGGGGCATATCGACTGGAATATTGCATTATTACTTTCAGTGACAGCGATCCCATCATCTTATTTAGGGGCGAAAACTGCTGTGAAGATGAAGACACCTTTACTTGAAAAAGTATTTGCGTGTACGCTGATAGTATTTGGTTTATATGACATCATATACACCGTCTTCTCTTAA